Sequence from the Candidatus Aenigmatarchaeota archaeon genome:
AATCCATGCTCCATAAGCGAAAACGCAACACTTCTTGAGGAGGTCCCGCAGCAGTCCTTTGGAAATAAGCCCTTTAGATTATGCCGTTTTCCGAGAATGTAGTGGTGATGGGAGACCTGGTAGCATTTTGACATTACTTCTTCAAGTTCCTCTTTTGAGTTGATTATCATCGAGCAGGGGCCGTCGATGGAAGGGTAAAGCTCAGCCGTTTCGAGCAGGCCTTTTTCATACAATTCGTCGGCTTTAAAGCAGGGGACATATTTCAGTTGGAGCTTGCCGTCATGCCTCCAGAGGGTCTTTATGTGGGATAAATTTATGCCTCCGTTATATGCTACCATTTCTCTCTCCAGTGCCAGGGTATTAAATCCCGCGCTGTCGGAAATGTCTGCTATTTTTGCCGCCTTCAGGGGCGGAAACTCTACTTTTCCTGCCATAAAGACTAATATTGAAATACTTATTTTTTGGTGGTATCTAGCTTGTAATTGGTTATGCTTAACCCGGGTGCCTTAAATATTGCAATTTGCTAGTTGGTTTATGGCAGACCTTATAAGAGGCATAAAATCCGGAGCGCTCTCGGGCGCCGTAATTGAAATCTTCTCTGCAATTCTGGTAGCATTCTTTTACTTTTCCACCTCCTCGGAACTCACCGCGCAGTACTTTCCCGTGATTGCCGCGGGGCTTGTTGCAAACATAATCCGGGGGATTGTCGATGGCCTGGTTTTGGGGCTCATATTCTCCTACATTTACGAAACTCTTCCGGGCAAAGGGAGCATTGTCAAGAGCATATTCCTGCACCTGGCGGTCATTATCACAATATCGCTTCTTGCTCTTGTCCTGATACCCGCGGGAATGCTTTACTCATTTGCCTTTTCAATGGGCGGCGTCCTTGCCATTTATTTCATCCTGAGCGCTGTCCTTCTGGGCGTTTTATGGGACAAGCTAGGCCCGACAAAGGAGGCGAGAAGGGCAAGACGGGCTAGCCACAAGGGAGAGGAGGTATAGGGCCGGGTGTGAGGCGGCACTTATGGGGAATCCTTTTTTAGTCTTTTCGTTGACCCACGCTTCGTAGTTTTCTTCCTCCTCAGCGTAGACTTTTAGCAGGTATGTGTTTCTTAAGGAAGGTCTTTTTTGAGTTAGGTCTTCCAATTGTTTCTATAATTATGGACCCTGCCAAATCCATTTCCGCCCTGAAAAAACTGCTGGAAAAGTACCCTCTTGAGGAGGATGAAAGAGAAGCCGTTTTGGCTGCAATTGGCATGCTTTCCTGGGCAGGCCTTTCCAAAAGCCACATAAAATCCCGGAAAGCCAAGAAGGAGAGAAGCGCTGAATGGAATTGAAACCTCAGCCGATATTCAATTGCCTGTCGAGAGGCGGGTTTGAAAAGTACGCCCTGACACTGAAGGTTGGGTCCATAAGTTCAATCATCACAAACTTTTCCCTTTCGATTAGCTTGAATCCGGGCCGGGTGAGATATTTTTCCTGAAAAGCCGAAAAGCCAGAAACTGTGAAGTCTGCGTCTCCCTCTTCTGGCCTTGTCAGGTCGGGGGCGCGAATCTTCAGGATCCTGAGAGTGCCTGAGCCAGTTTCCAGCGGCTCAATATGAAAAAGAGGTCCTGTCGGCGTTTCCTTGATGATTTTTCCCATTTTTCCTGCCGCCTCAAGCAGTTCCTCGTATTTTTCTTTGCTCTGGGAGAAAATGCAGGCATAGTTTACAAATGCCTCTTTTTCAGAGGTGTGCTTGTTCTTGAGAGTATTGGCCTTCACGACGATGCTTTTCACCAGGGCTTTCAAATCGGCAGTGTCCATAATTTATCGGTCGCAAGTCTTTTAGCTTTTCAGCGAAAAATATGCGAGAGCCGCCAGTGACATGACTGTTGCAAACAGGAACGCGTAGGAGGGGCTTATTGTCCAAAGGAATCCTGCAATAATTGATGCCGGGAGGTAAATGAGGCCTGTTACGAAGTTGTACAGGCCAATGGCGGTTCCCCTCTGGTCTTTCTCAATATCTGAAATGTACGCCTTGCTTTGCGCCTCGTCGATTGCATAGAAAACCCCAAAGAGAAGGAATAGAAGGATTACGTCAAGCTTTGTTGCGGCAAAGACGAAACCGAGCGACATTATGGCGTAAGTCAGGTAGCCGAGCATTATGATTTTCTTTCTTCCAATAATATCTCCAAGCTTTCCGATCGGGACGGCGACGATGACAAACGCGACATTGAAGAGGGCGTACAGTAAAACGACGTCCTTAATTGCAAAGCCGATGCTGTATGCCTTGAGGAGAAGAAAGCCAAAGCTGAAATAGACGAGCGAGAAAATACCTGCGGACTTCAGGTAGTGATGGAACTCCTTTTTCATGGTCTTATGAGCGGTGAATATGCTTTCCCTTTTCCTTGGCGAGGCAGGATTTTCCTTAATCAGAAGCAGGAGCGCGACCGAAAGGATTGCAGGCACAAGGGCTATGACAAAAAGCATCTGGAACGTGCCCATTGTGCTTCCGTAAAAGTCAAGGACAAAATATGCAATTAGTGGCCCAACTATTGCCCCTGATTTGTCAAGCGCCTTATGCAGGCCAAAGGACAGCCCCCTGTTTTTGTCTGTGGAAAGGGATGATATCCAGGCATCCCTTGGCGGCCCCCGGAAAGACTTTCCCAGGCGTTCGAGTACCCGAAAAGCTGAGGCGAAAAGGACGGTGCTGGCGAAAACCAACAGGGACTTTGCAGCCGCAGAAAAGCCGTAGCCGATAGCAGCATACTTTTTTCTCTTTCCGGTTTTGTCAGAGAGCGCCCCGGAAATGTAATCGAGAGACGAGGAGGCAAAGTCAGCCAGGCCTTCTATCAGCCCTAAAAGGGCAGCAGAAGCTCCAAGTACTACAGTAAAGAAGATTGAAAACACCGAGAAAATCATTTCTGAGCTGACGTCAGTAAGGAAGCTGACGATACCAAGCATGAACACGTTAAAGTCCACGCCGAATATCCCGTTTTTCTTAGGCTCTTTTTTCTCTGGCATAATATATATTTTTTAGGAGGGGAAGGCGGGAAAATATTGGCAACCCCTTTGCTGATGAGATCTGCATCAGGTTCTACTCTGATGAAGTGGCCAAAAAGGCTCGGGGATAAGTTTCCTTAGCCAAGGCTCATCCAGAAAAACCACGCTCCGATTAGGAATATGACTGCCCCCCAGAGTGCAGAATGTTTTTTGAACATCTGCGCTTTCTTGTTTATCCTTCCAGGGAAAGCTATCTTTTCGATTCCTTTCAGCAAGGTGGCCCACCCCAAAAGTGTGATGGCAATTCTCCAGTCGGGAGCCCACACATTGTGCAGCGTTACGGTGACTAAACCCATCAAAAAGGTTATGTAGCCGGTAGAAACAGTTATGCTTTTGTCATCAGTGTAATTAATGACACGCCCAAGAAACTTCGCTCCAACCGATAGTCCCCCAAGAATCATGAACAGGCTTCCCCAGAACCTTGCAAGGTATATTGCGATTTCGAGCTCCATATATTTACCCTATCAGTATATAGATTAAAGCCAAAGTTCTGTTCTAGCGGCCCACTATCTTTCAATTAAGCTAATTGCTCGAGATAAGCCAAAAAGAAGTCACTTTATCCGAGCGTGCATGGCGGTAACCATAGGCCTGAAGCCGTATTTTTCATAGGACTTTATCGCATAGGTGTTCTTGGAATAGGTCTTCAGGGTTACGTCTTTTATTTTCTTTTTCCTAAACCACTGGAATAATTCATCCAGAATAAGCTTGCTGATGCCCTGCCTTCTAAATTCCTCTAAAACGAACATAAAGCCGACATACCCGAATTGCTTTTCTTCCATGAAATGGGGCGAATCTTTTATCTCCCCGTATCCGCAGGCTACGATTTTGCCGTCTTTTTCGACGATAAGCAGCAGGACTTTTTTTGACTTCATCAGGTCCGAAACCTTGTAATATTCAATCCGGCCCTTCTTTTTGAGGGTAGGGTCGAAGGGCCTTACATAATCTGTGGACTTTTGCTGGAACTTTTCCAGTGCCTTAATGTCGCTTTCTGCGGCTTGCCTGACTGTGAATGCCATAATATAGAGAAAATAACTAGTGGCTAAGGACAGTTTGGATTTCTGCATCACAATGTACCTGTTAGCCTTTCATCCGGCTTACTATGCTCCGAGGAATTTCAGCACTCCGTACACAAGGAAGCCCGGCCAGAGTATTGCTTTCATGACTCCGAGTATTGCCATCCAGAAGCCAGTCGAGGTTGTAATGTAGTAGACAAGCGCTCCGAGAAAGCCAAGGCCGTAAATTGCGCTTCCGCACCCAGGCCCGCTTTTGCACTCTTTTTTGTTCCAGGGCGCGCATTCGCCGTCACTGCACCCTTTCTCAATCTTCATCCCAATTGCCTGGCCAATCTGGTCCCAGGTAAGCTCCCTACTCCTTTCAGGTTTTTTCTTTTTGATTGCTGCCATAATTTAGACTATTGGCAGAATATATAATCACGGGCGAGCGCCTTCATTTTTTTTGGCTATCAGAATGACAAATTTGCAGTTCAGCGTATAAGGGGGATTTGCCCCTTCAAAATCTTCCACAACTGCCGAGTCGTGCATTTCGGTTTTGTACTCCCTGAAAAGAACCTCCAGTGTTTTCTTTGCGTCGTTTAGCGTGTAGAGGGGTTCCTTGCCAAAGGTGACTAATTTTCCATCGGGAGAGAATCTTTTGATGTCGGCTGAAAAGTCAAGGATTACCCTGCCGCCTGGCCTGAGGACCCGGCCAATTTCGGAAATTACCTTTTGCAGAATGTCTCTAGGGAAAAGGTGCAAAGTGCCTGTGCAAAACACGCCGTCAAATGATGCATCTTCAAAGGGAAACTTTCCTGTGAGGTTAAATGCCTTGGTTTCAAGAGAGGGCCGGTATTTCTCAGGGGTATTGTGCCATAGTTTGCTGAGCGCGCTTTCGTCGATGTCGGAAGCCGTAACCGAATCAGCTTTTTCCAATAGGAACTGGTTGTATCTGCCGTCTCCGGCGGCAAGGTTTAGCCATCTGCCTTGGATTGCGGTTTTTTGCAGAAGCTTAAGCGTGTCCTCGTCGCCACGCCCCCAGATTGAATCTTTGCCTGTAGCGAAATAGTCAATCCCCTCCGTAAAGATGTGCTTGTCTTCTTCCGGCTTTGTGGACCTTGTTATTTTGTCCATATTATTGTAAGGCACTTGGAGTTAATATGTGGCTTCAGGAGAATTGCGGCGAGCCGCTAAAATTCCTTAACCTATTACTGTTTATTAATTAACCATGTATAAGTGGTAGTTAAAAGCTTTTAATAACTACATATATGCTAAACATAGAAAAATTGGGTGAACCGGGACCTAAGTTCAGGTACTATAGTGGTACGATTGCAGACAATGTGGTTACCTGTGCCGACATTCAAAATGGGATGCCTGTTTTTGACAAAGGAAGAGAGCCCGCACATACTGAAAGGGCAATTTCCTGGACAGCTCGCCCGTATAGGGCATTAGGGTATGCTTTTGAGAAGTCCAGGGGATTGAGCCGCCTCAACTCATTTCCGGTTTTGTTCAGTGGAGAATTGCCTCTGCAGCTTAAGGGTTGGGAGATGGACGATGCACCACTACTCCTGGCTTTTGACGTTGCTCCTATGGACAGGGTGTATGTGCCTCAGGAATTTGTTGAGCCAGGATACCCGCATCCAGAAGAAGTAAGGTCAGGTGCGTAGCTTCGCTAAAGGAGTATCCCATTGCCGAGTTTCTCGAAATGGGTTTGGGCCCAAAAAGAGCCGAATTCAAACGATATTTGTCTGAGAATCCCATACCCCCAATCTACCTTTAACCTTGGCGAAGCTTCTCTCTCACCATTCCTGCCGGGCTTTTTTGGGAAGGCTCTACTTGGAGCGCCCATATTTTCTGGCCTCAGGTATGCCCGAGGCGAAGAAGTCACCAATGCGATAAGATAGGCATTAATCCAAATGAGTTGTTACTAATTAGTTAGTATTTAAATGTTTCGGAGTACTTAATTAAGAATATGGCCGGAACATTACTTGAAGTAAAATTGGGTAGGCGGGCAACACAGAGTTTCAATAATGATTCTTGGTCCGATTCAATAAGAAATTCTTTCCTTAATAGGATTCCTTCATTTGACTTTGGTTCTGGAAGAGATAATGTACCCCCAGAATATCTCTTTCCTAATGTTCACTATTACAACTCAAGTGAAATCTATAAATCAAACGATATAATTGTTGTAGGAGAATATTGCAATGAAGGAGTTATTGTTCCCGGAACGTTTAGTATTGCCTTTAATCAACTGTATAATTGTACTCCACTGATTAGCCTTATTGACGGTGATGAGAAATACCTGTCATTTTTACACACCTGGGCGATAGCCGGTGATTCTGATGTGGTCGACAAACAAGTAAAGCACTATATGGAAACGGTTACTCGATTTGGGGATATATCAGAAACAATATTTGCGCCAAGAAAAGGAAGTTGGGGTTCTGATACAAACTACAAAACTGCCATTGATGATATAACCGAAAATAGCCGGAAAACAATTGTGCTTGAGAGAAATGTTGGAGAATTAAGGGGAATTGCAAATAGCGAAGGGGCGTATTTTAAGGAATGTGGACATCACCTCTGGGGAAAACACCAATTACCCAAACGAAACATTCGCTTTACCCACCCAAATCTGCTATAAAGCGAATATGTCTCCTGCAATATATATTATCCCGGTTAAACTATCTATATGGGCTTTCGTTATCTGAATCTCTCCTCTGAAGAAAAATATGCCCTTGTCGGAAAGCTGATTGAGGAGCTGAAGCTTCGGAAATATTCTTATCAAACAGGCCAGGCGTACATCAAGATTGTGCGGCGGTTTCTAAGCTCAAACAAGACTCCAAGAGAATTTCTTTTAGCTCTTACCGAAAGGAGCAACTCGACAATGCGCCTCAACTACTTTGCCTTAAAGTTCCTATTTGAAAACGTCTTTCGAGAAAAGTTTTTTGAAAAGCTGACCCTTGCCAAGCCCTCCCAGAAGCTTCCTGTGGTTCTGAGCAGGGAAGAGGTTGCAAGGATGCACGCTTCTGAAACCAACCTTAAGCATAAGCTGGTCCTGGCTCTCCTCTACTATGCAGGGCTTCGCCTCAATGAAGCAAGTGCCTGTGTTGGGAAGACCTTGATTTTGACCGGAATATGATTCACCTTAAAGTTACCAGGGGCGGAAAGGAGAGGGTTGTCTTTCTGCACCCAAAAGTCAGGGAGATTTTGGGCCTTTCCTGCATGGGTAAGTCCGGGCTTATTCTTTCAACAGATGCCGGAGAGAAGTATGACAAGAGGACAATACAACAGATTGTAAAAAATGCCTCAAGAAAGGCAGGAATCAGGAA
This genomic interval carries:
- a CDS encoding MFS transporter — translated: MPEKKEPKKNGIFGVDFNVFMLGIVSFLTDVSSEMIFSVFSIFFTVVLGASAALLGLIEGLADFASSSLDYISGALSDKTGKRKKYAAIGYGFSAAAKSLLVFASTVLFASAFRVLERLGKSFRGPPRDAWISSLSTDKNRGLSFGLHKALDKSGAIVGPLIAYFVLDFYGSTMGTFQMLFVIALVPAILSVALLLLIKENPASPRKRESIFTAHKTMKKEFHHYLKSAGIFSLVYFSFGFLLLKAYSIGFAIKDVVLLYALFNVAFVIVAVPIGKLGDIIGRKKIIMLGYLTYAIMSLGFVFAATKLDVILLFLLFGVFYAIDEAQSKAYISDIEKDQRGTAIGLYNFVTGLIYLPASIIAGFLWTISPSYAFLFATVMSLAALAYFSLKS
- a CDS encoding GNAT family N-acetyltransferase; protein product: MAFTVRQAAESDIKALEKFQQKSTDYVRPFDPTLKKKGRIEYYKVSDLMKSKKVLLLIVEKDGKIVACGYGEIKDSPHFMEEKQFGYVGFMFVLEEFRRQGISKLILDELFQWFRKKKIKDVTLKTYSKNTYAIKSYEKYGFRPMVTAMHARIK
- a CDS encoding class I SAM-dependent methyltransferase, with the translated sequence MDKITRSTKPEEDKHIFTEGIDYFATGKDSIWGRGDEDTLKLLQKTAIQGRWLNLAAGDGRYNQFLLEKADSVTASDIDESALSKLWHNTPEKYRPSLETKAFNLTGKFPFEDASFDGVFCTGTLHLFPRDILQKVISEIGRVLRPGGRVILDFSADIKRFSPDGKLVTFGKEPLYTLNDAKKTLEVLFREYKTEMHDSAVVEDFEGANPPYTLNCKFVILIAKKNEGARP
- a CDS encoding tyrosine-type recombinase/integrase codes for the protein MIHLKVTRGGKERVVFLHPKVREILGLSCMGKSGLILSTDAGEKYDKRTIQQIVKNASRKAGIRKKTTPHTLRHSFATHLLEGGADIRYIQQFLGHKDLRTTQVYTHVANKEIANLSALL